The following nucleotide sequence is from Candidatus Bathyarchaeota archaeon.
AAAGCTCTTTTTTTAATGCAAACCCAATGAGGTGTTCCAGGAACCTTATTGCTTTTGCATTCTTCATGAGGGCATAAAATTGTTTCATAACCTAAATTCCAAACTTTAATTATTGAAGGATATAATGAAGCGAAATCTAAAACAGCTACATTAAAATGTATTCCTTGAATCGGTTTAACAACTATAGCGCCTTTATATTTTTTTCCTTTTATTACAGCTTCTGTAGCTGTCACTCCTTTAATAGATAAAATATCATCTGATCTAGGGATTAAATATTTTCTTTTTCTATGCTCATTATAAATCATGCTTCTTATCCAATTTGATACTCCCTGTCTAGCAACATCCTCCATAGGCATAACAGCTATTCTAGATAAAGCTGTAATTATCTTCATAACTAACGAGTTATTAAAGGTTGTTAAATTTAATGTTACCATTGAGTCTGTTAAACAGTAAGCTGCTAATTCAGAATATGTAAGCTCTGAAACAGGTTTTTGAATTTCCATTTTTCCAAATTGAATTAAAGCTTTACCAACTTCATCTAAAGTATTCTCTCTATATTTTTGGTTAAAAGCATAAACTTGAATTGAACGATTAAAAAAGAACTTATATAAATCTATATGAATCCCATGAATTACTGAAGCTGACTCTCTGCCTAACTCTATTGGAATAGACTCTTTTGAAAAACCAAGCTTTCTAGCGCGGTTATATAAATATTTTAAATCAAAATCATCTCCATTAAAAGTTAATATGAAAGGGTATTTAATCATAGCTTTAAAAAATTCAATTAAAAGATTTCTTTCATCATTAAAGTAAGTTATTTCAGCTTCAGCTGGTAAAGAAGCTTCTTCCTCTTGAACTCCGCTTCTTTTTAATAAAAAGATTTTTCTCTCTCCGTTTACTCCAGATATGCTAGCGCATATAATTGGATATTCAGCTTCAGAAGCTGAAGGCATTCTAGTAGCTATAGGGGAGTAAACTTCTATATCGATGGCAGCCCTTAAAAATTCTGGAACAGGGCATTCAAGAAGCTTTGCCCAATTTAACAATAATTCTAAATCATAATTCTCTTTTAATGCATCTTTTATAGAATTTAAAATATTTGAATCTATATTATATTCTATTGGAGTAAGTTTGCTATTCTCCACTTTATATAGCATTCCAGGAATTAGTTGTCTATCATATATATAACATTCAGTATATTTAATATCAGCTTCCCATGCTTTTAAAATATCTCTTATGGAGCCTGATGGTTTCCCTCCAATTGATAAAGGATCTTTAGCGATAATTTTTGTAACATTAATTTTTTTGTCTTCAAGAGCATCATGTTTTTCTTCCTCCTCAAATCTTTCAAAACCTTCATGCTTAACTAAAGCTTCATTAAATTGAAGCTCTTGAATAGACTGTTTAGAAAAACAGTAAGGTTTATGAGAGGAGTCATCATACCAAAAATAAATTTTCTTTTCCTCAGGTTCATAAAGCTTAAGAAAAGCTAAGCGTTTCTCTCCATCATAACCTGCTCCAACAAGATAAGCTTTACTTAAATTAACAGCTAGTTCAGGTTTATAAATTGGCTCTTGAAGAACTTCAATTTTAATAGAAGCAGGCTCCGATTCTTTAGCTTCTTTAGAAAAATACTTTTCTAGAGTTTCCATAAACTGTTTTTTCTCCCTTAAACTAGGTAAAAATAAGGTTTAATAAAAATTAAGGTTATAATGCTTTATTAATTTGCTGATATAAAATGTTTTAGTTGGAGGGGGCGGATTTTTAAAGCTTTGCCTCTTTTAGAAGCTTTACCTTTAGCAATAGAAGCTTTAAGTTGGATGGAGAGTGAAGGTTTAAGCGAGAAAGCAGCTGTAGCTAAAGCATATAAGCAATTAAACATTAAGAAGACTGAAGCTTTAAAGCTAGGTTACATGATTGTTCTTGAAACAATTAAAAGAAAAAACTTTATAGAAGAAGTTATTTTAAAAAATATGCCTATAGAAGCTTTTTCTAAGTTAAATTTTGGATTAAAAAATTTTTTAAGAATTTACGTTTACTGGATGAAATTTAAAAAAGCCTCATTTAAAGAAGCGGTTTCCCTAGCTAATTATGCTAGAGAAATTTTTGGTTGGAGAAGCTTTAACGAATTAGAGTTAGCGCTTGGAAAAATTTTAATTACAAATCTAAATGAGGTTTTAAGAGGAAGAAGTGAAGAAGAAAAAATTGCTTTAAAAGCTTTTCATCCAAAATGGTTTGTTAAATACTGCATTAAATTAATGGGGAAGCCTCAAGCATTAAAATTTTTTAAAGCAAATATGAATTTTAAACATGTTTACTTAAGGTTAAATACTTTAAAAGGGAATGAAGAAGAATTAAAAAGAAGGATTGAAAGCGAAGGAGTTGAGCTGGAAGAGTTAAGAGATTTAACGCATGTATATCTTTTAAAGAAAACTACGAAGCCTCTTGTAAAGCTTGAAGCCTATTCTAAGGGTTTATTTTATATTCAAGATAAATCCAGCTGCCTAGCGGTTTTAGCAGCAAACCCTAAACCAGGAAACGTAATCATCGATGCTTGCGCTGCTCCCGGGGGGAAAACAAGCTTTTTAGCTCAATTAATGGAGAATAAAGGTAAAATCTATTCTTTAGATTATTCTAAAGAAAGAGTTAAAGTTTGGTTAATGGAAATGAATCGAATGAATGTAAAAAACACTGAAATGATTTTATGCGATATAACTAAGCCAATACCGTTAAAAATTGAAGCTGACGTTGTGCTTTTAGATCCACCATGCACAGGAACAGGAACATTAATGAAGAACCCATCTATGAAGTGGCGCATCAATTTATCTTTAATTAAAAAGTTTCAAAACATTCAGTTTAAAATGCTTGAAAACTGCAGTAAGCTTGTAAAAGTTAATGGAAGCTTAATTTACTCTACATGCTCTATAACGCTGGAGGAAAATGAGTTTTTAATAGAAAAATTTCTAAAGCTTAACCCTAACTTTAAGCTTACCTTAATAAAACCTTTTATTGGTTCTTTAGGGTTTAGAGGACAAAACTTATGTCAAAGATTATATCCGCATATCCATGAAAGCGAAGGATTTTTTATTGCAAAAATAGAGAGAGAATTTTAATTTAATAATGATTTAAAGATTTAGTTAAAGCGCATAAAACTTCAGTAATTATTTTTGCAGCTAAAACAGCTGTTACACCATTA
It contains:
- a CDS encoding DNA-directed DNA polymerase I, coding for METLEKYFSKEAKESEPASIKIEVLQEPIYKPELAVNLSKAYLVGAGYDGEKRLAFLKLYEPEEKKIYFWYDDSSHKPYCFSKQSIQELQFNEALVKHEGFERFEEEEKHDALEDKKINVTKIIAKDPLSIGGKPSGSIRDILKAWEADIKYTECYIYDRQLIPGMLYKVENSKLTPIEYNIDSNILNSIKDALKENYDLELLLNWAKLLECPVPEFLRAAIDIEVYSPIATRMPSASEAEYPIICASISGVNGERKIFLLKRSGVQEEEASLPAEAEITYFNDERNLLIEFFKAMIKYPFILTFNGDDFDLKYLYNRARKLGFSKESIPIELGRESASVIHGIHIDLYKFFFNRSIQVYAFNQKYRENTLDEVGKALIQFGKMEIQKPVSELTYSELAAYCLTDSMVTLNLTTFNNSLVMKIITALSRIAVMPMEDVARQGVSNWIRSMIYNEHRKRKYLIPRSDDILSIKGVTATEAVIKGKKYKGAIVVKPIQGIHFNVAVLDFASLYPSIIKVWNLGYETILCPHEECKSNKVPGTPHWVCIKKRALESLLIGSLRDLRVKWYKVKSKDKTLNEEVRSLYTVIQSALKVVLNASYGVFGAETFSLYCPPVAEATAAIGRFIITKTIEKAKELGVNVIYGDTDSIFLGNPTEEQLQELINWSKINLKMELEVDKWYRYIALSLRKKNYLGVYKDGTVDIKGLTGKKRHIPEFLKRAFYEMIQILSQVKTKDEFNEAKEKIKKIVKDCYFNLKAHKYSLEDLAFKIVISKPPEGYVKTTPQHVKAAQLLESKGLEIKPGDLISFVKVVGDLGVKPTSLASIDEVDTRKYVEYIESTFEQVLDALGTNLNELIGHTKLEAFFEG
- a CDS encoding RsmB/NOP family class I SAM-dependent RNA methyltransferase codes for the protein MPLLEALPLAIEALSWMESEGLSEKAAVAKAYKQLNIKKTEALKLGYMIVLETIKRKNFIEEVILKNMPIEAFSKLNFGLKNFLRIYVYWMKFKKASFKEAVSLANYAREIFGWRSFNELELALGKILITNLNEVLRGRSEEEKIALKAFHPKWFVKYCIKLMGKPQALKFFKANMNFKHVYLRLNTLKGNEEELKRRIESEGVELEELRDLTHVYLLKKTTKPLVKLEAYSKGLFYIQDKSSCLAVLAANPKPGNVIIDACAAPGGKTSFLAQLMENKGKIYSLDYSKERVKVWLMEMNRMNVKNTEMILCDITKPIPLKIEADVVLLDPPCTGTGTLMKNPSMKWRINLSLIKKFQNIQFKMLENCSKLVKVNGSLIYSTCSITLEENEFLIEKFLKLNPNFKLTLIKPFIGSLGFRGQNLCQRLYPHIHESEGFFIAKIEREF